The Candidatus Bathyarchaeota archaeon genome segment AAGATCGATTTCGCTCGTAAAGAAGACCATAGTAGGATCTTAGACATCGCGGCTGAGGCGTGGTCTAGACAGGGTATAAACTATGTTTTAAAGGAGAGGCTTGGAATAGTCGGGAGTAAGACTCCTGAGGAGAGGATACGCGAGGTTCTCGCAAAATTTCTCGAGGAGAACCCGGATAACGTGCTAGTGGCGAGGCTCGACGGGAAGGTCGTGGGTTTCATGACCTTTAATCTAGATCGCGACAGGAAAATAGGGAGTATAGGGTATAACGCGGTAGACTCCAGGTATAGGAATAGGGGTATCGGGACGATGCTGGTTAAGCGGACGCTTGAGGTGCTCAAGGAGAGGGGCATGCAGTATGCCACCGTATTCACGGCTCTGGATGATGCGCATGCGCCTGCTAGGAGGGTCTACGAGAAATGCGGGTTTAAACCGTTGATGACCCATGTGACGTACTTCAGAAGGCTCTAGCCTTCTAGGAGGTTCTTCCACGGATACCTCAACGCCTCCTCCACGGATTTAACGGTTTTCTCACCTATACCCTTCAAGTGGATAAGCCTACCCGGATGCATCACAAAGTCTTGAAGGTCTTTGAACAACCCGCTTTTCACGATCTTGATGCTTCTCTCAGAGGATATGCCGGGTAGGCTTTGAAGAACCGATAAAACGACCTCTTTCACAGTTCTCTTGGGTCTCTGGATCACCGGCGGTCGTTTAACCCTAGTCTCCTCTAGACTTATAGCCTTGGCTACGAGCCACTCCACCGTCCACTCCTTGTTGGGTAATTGTATGACCGGAATCCCATAATGGAATATCAACGTGTCTATACATCTCGCTACGGCGGAGGGTTTTATCCTGGAAAACCTTTGGATAAGCCCGAGCCATCCCTCGATAAGTATGCACTTGTCGCACCCGTCGACGCCTTTAAGAAGCCTGACCTGCTCCCTAAGCCTCCCAGACCTCATGTCGTTGACGAACCCTAACACATCTTTATGCTCGACAAGAAGCTTATTGGACAGGAGATAGTCTCCGACCGGTAGGAACTTAACCTCGACCTCAAGCCTCCTCGAGAGCATTTCAACCATACGTTTATGGGACGAGGCCTCCCTAGAATCCACGACCACGCTCATAGCTACCAGCCTATAGAACCTTTTCATTAATTAACTTAATAAGATGGCTCACAGATACGAGGTCGATTCTGTCCCCGGACATAGGCATAGTTTACATCTAGCAGGCGGTAACCGGTTTCCGGTTTCCGAAATATTTAAATTTTGTTTTCCCAAAGAAAATGGGGTAACCATGGATTCCCGTTATCTCAACTCTAAGTCGACCACGTGGACGAGGGTGAGGGTTAAAGACCCCTCTGCCGTAAGCGGTATGTGCCCTATCTGCATCGAGGAATGCCCGTTCATATGCGAGATATCTCTATCGGCGTTTAGGGGTAGGGAAGCCCTATATCCTGCACCGTTCCTCTTCGGTCTCAGTACAGCGGGCGCCGTGAAGGATTACGGCTTAGACTGGAGCCACTTCAACTTCCACTGCGAGGTAAGAGGTGCCAAGGGTATAGAGCCGGACCCGGATAAGGCTCTGTTTCCTAACGTAGATGTGGAGACAGTCGTAGGCGGGGTTAGGCTCAAGCTTCCTGTGGTCACAGGAGCTTTGGGGTCGACGGCCATAGCGGCTAAATATTGGAGAAGCGTCGCCATAGGTGCGGCTCTAGCCGGTATAATAGTCACGGTCGGAGAAAACGTATGCGGTATGGACCCTGAAGCGGTGATATCGGGTGGGAAGGTCGTAGAGTCTCCTGCGTTGAGGTCTAGAGTAGAGGCGTATAGAGAGTTCTGGGATGGTGTGTACGGCGGTATAGCCGTCCAGACGAACGTGGAAGACGAAAGGCTTGGAGTAGATGTATATGCTTTAACTAAGCTTGAGGTCGATATAATCGAGAGGAAGTGGGGTCAAGGTGCTAAGGCTATAGGAGGAGAGGTCAGGATAAGAGACTTGGATAAGGCTATAATGCTTAAGAAGAGGGGCTACTTGGTCATACCAGACCCGGAGGACCCTGAGGTTCGGAGCGCTTTTAAGGCAGGCTTCTTCCAAAGCTTCGAGAGGCATAGCCGTGTAGGGATGGCGTCTAAAGAAGAGTTTCTCGAGAGCATAGATAAGCTTAGAGAGCACGGTGCCAGGTATATAAGCCTCAAGACCGGAGCCTACAGGCCGACCG includes the following:
- a CDS encoding GNAT family N-acetyltransferase, whose protein sequence is MNRENLKIDFARKEDHSRILDIAAEAWSRQGINYVLKERLGIVGSKTPEERIREVLAKFLEENPDNVLVARLDGKVVGFMTFNLDRDRKIGSIGYNAVDSRYRNRGIGTMLVKRTLEVLKERGMQYATVFTALDDAHAPARRVYEKCGFKPLMTHVTYFRRL
- a CDS encoding FMN-binding glutamate synthase family protein; its protein translation is MDSRYLNSKSTTWTRVRVKDPSAVSGMCPICIEECPFICEISLSAFRGREALYPAPFLFGLSTAGAVKDYGLDWSHFNFHCEVRGAKGIEPDPDKALFPNVDVETVVGGVRLKLPVVTGALGSTAIAAKYWRSVAIGAALAGIIVTVGENVCGMDPEAVISGGKVVESPALRSRVEAYREFWDGVYGGIAVQTNVEDERLGVDVYALTKLEVDIIERKWGQGAKAIGGEVRIRDLDKAIMLKKRGYLVIPDPEDPEVRSAFKAGFFQSFERHSRVGMASKEEFLESIDKLREHGARYISLKTGAYRPTATAYTLKLASEAKINYVTFDGCEGGTGMSPVPMMDEMGVPTVYLEAQVIKCLQLLERKGRWVPDIVMAGGFINETQILKAIAMSNFGEKPYVKAAVIGRAILTAAMKAEYFVKLAMKGQVPKNFSSIYGEDPERFFAFLPELRAKLGDRVKAVSWGALGVYGYMDRIKVGLQQLLAGMRKFKLNLASREDLFALTERAAKATGLPLPEESEAEAMESILLDD